The Lytechinus pictus isolate F3 Inbred chromosome 10, Lp3.0, whole genome shotgun sequence genome includes a window with the following:
- the LOC135155861 gene encoding uncharacterized protein LOC135155861, producing MEGKFTEKGNDALGLDHSSTSILRPSGCDRPSTSNDTVLRADTHLKEPRSDFDCDDAGADKSNGKSRVCFVCRIICILASIAISVFLIVWFSAIEAGLHRRNPLLEMSQSDVSADP from the exons aTGGAAGGAAAGTTCACGGAAAAG GGCAACGACGCTTTAGGTTTAGATCATTCATCCACGTCAATTTTACGACCATCGGGCTGTGATCGACCATCAACATCGAATGATACTGTACTCCGGGCAGACACGCATCTTAAGGAACCTCGTAGCGATTTCGACTGCGACGACGCCGGTGCTGATAAGAGTAATGGGAAATCTCGTGTTTGTTTCGTCTGTCGTATCATCTGTATTCTGGCGAGCATTGCTATTTCAGTATTCCTCATTGTGTGGTTCTCTGCAATAGAAG CTGGCCTTCATCGCCGCAACCCACTTCTGGAAATGTCTCAATCGGATGTGTCGGCCGATCCATAA